GCCGGTAGTCGCCACAGGTTCGCAGGCCTACTCTCCGATCCGGGAACGAAACTCGCTCGGCCGGCGTCTAAACTTCGCCAAATCGATGATTCCTAGCTCTAATAAACGTCGTCGTTAGGCGTTCTCTGGATAGGAAGCGGCTGGCTGGCGGCGGGGCAGGGGGCGTCGCACCTGCCAGTTGCCAACCGATAGACGATCGAGGAACCGCATGAGCGATCAGTCGCCAGGCGAAACGGAATGGATCCGCGGCGTGCTCGAACAGCACGAGACAGCGCTGTTGCGCTATGCCACGCGGCTGACGGGCGACCCAGAACACGCCAGAGATATTGTCCAGGAAACCTTCTTGCGTCTGTGTCGCGTCCCGCGGGCCACGCTCGACGGGCATGTCGGCCCGTGGCTGTTCCGTGTCTGCCGGCAACGGGCTTTGGATTCTCATCGTGCGGAGCAACATATGCCAATTGCAGCCACGCACGTAATCGACGGTCACATCTGCCAAGAGGCAGGTCCGGCCGAGCGCATGGAACGCAAGGACGAGTCGCACCACGTACTTGAGCTGTTGGCCTTGTTGCCGGCGAATCAGCAGGAGGTAGTTCATCTTAGATTCCAGGCCGGCCTCAGCTATCGCCAAATCAGCGAGGTCACTGGACTCAGCGTTTCCAACGTCGGCTTCTTGTTACACACGGCACTTGCCCGCTTGCGAGAGCAGACAAATGCCACGGACGCCCATGGCAATGCTGTACACGTTAAGGGGGCATTGAATGGAAATTCGTTGGCGGGTACATCGTCGAACCGCGAGCGGCTCAGTAGTGAACGATTGGACGGCGAGCAATGGGGCGCTGTGAGATGACCGATGGCATTTCGCAATATTCGGACAAGCATTCTGCCGTGAAAGTCGCTGCCGACGAGACAGATACATATTTAGAAATGGGCAGAAGGGAATAGATCATGACACTTTCCGCGAACGATCCTCGCTTGACCGCGTACGCGTTGGGAGAACTCGATCAGCACGAGGCCGTATTACTAGAGGCAGAACTCGGCGCGTCGCCCGACGGGAAGCGGGCACTCG
The genomic region above belongs to Pirellulales bacterium and contains:
- a CDS encoding sigma-70 family RNA polymerase sigma factor — encoded protein: MSDQSPGETEWIRGVLEQHETALLRYATRLTGDPEHARDIVQETFLRLCRVPRATLDGHVGPWLFRVCRQRALDSHRAEQHMPIAATHVIDGHICQEAGPAERMERKDESHHVLELLALLPANQQEVVHLRFQAGLSYRQISEVTGLSVSNVGFLLHTALARLREQTNATDAHGNAVHVKGALNGNSLAGTSSNRERLSSERLDGEQWGAVR